One window from the genome of Amaranthus tricolor cultivar Red isolate AtriRed21 chromosome 9, ASM2621246v1, whole genome shotgun sequence encodes:
- the LOC130823538 gene encoding uncharacterized protein LOC130823538, translating to MKLFDAHCHLQDPRIFSLAPQLIRSSLDSGIAHFAVNGLSENDWHLVKQMSESHPSVVPCFGVHPLFVSESTDRWFTVLRQYFDSTPSAAVGEIGIDKGSRGREIDFNVQVEVFKKQLELAKELKRPASVHCVRAFGDLLDVMRETGPFPEGVILHSYLGSAEMVPELARLGAYFSFSGFLMSMKLQKAKKMLKAVPCDRILLETDAPDAVPKLDLNDLFLVEGDPSLSPRLQTLGENPHLRAKDDMSVVEKEAPGLPKEMLNHPANIQKVLTYVASLLEMSEEELAEISYSNAIRLFCYEGSKICQG from the coding sequence ATGAAACTCTTTGATGCTCATTGTCACCTACAAGACCCAAGAATTTTTAGCCTCGCCCCACAATTAATCCGATCATCACTTGATTCGGGCATTGCCCATTTCGCGGTTAATGGTCTTTCGGAGAATGACTGGCATTTGGTTAAGCAGATGAGTGAATCTCACCCCTCTGTAGTTCCTTGTTTTGGGGTTCATCCATTGTTTGTTAGTGAGAGTACAGATCGCTGGTTTACCGTCTTGAGACAGTACTTCGACTCTACGCCCTCAGCAGCTGTTGGGGAGATTGGAATAGACAAAGGATCGCGTGGTAGAGAGATTGATTTTAATGTTCAAGTAGAGGTTTTTAAGAAACAGTTAGAGTTAGCAAAAGAGCTTAAAAGACCAGCTTCTGTGCATTGTGTCCGCGCCTTTGGTGACCTTCTTGATGTGATGAGAGAAACCGGACCTTTTCCCGAGGGAGtcattcttcattcttattTAGGATCTGCTGAGATGGTTCCGGAATTAGCAAGACTCGGAGCTTATTTTTCGTTCTCCGGGTTTCTTATGTCTATGAAATTACAAAAGGCGAAGAAGATGTTGAAGGCGGTTCCTTGTGATAGGATTCTGCTCGAGACTGATGCTCCAGATGCTGTTCCGAAGTTGGATTTGAATGATTTGTTCTTGGTGGAAGGTGATCCTTCCCTTTCCCCTCGACTTCAAACCCTCGGAGAAAATCCGCATTTGAGGGCGAAGGATGATATGTCTGTAGTCGAGAAAGAAGCACCGGGATTGCCAAAAGAAATGTTGAATCATCCGGCTAATATTCAGAAGGTATTGACCTATGTGGCTTCCCTGCTTGAGATGAGTGAAGAAGAACTTGCAGAGATCAGTTACTCGAATGCAATTCGGTTGTTCTGTTATGAAGGATCGAAAATATGCCAAGGTTAA
- the LOC130823537 gene encoding CASP-like protein 4A3: protein MPMAISARVSKRLGFVLRFCECLVCLVSFSVMVADKNRGWALDSFHHYVEFRYAMIINIIGFAYSGVQGLDLLHQLTKGKDVVGMTRVRCFFDFSIDQVMAYLLVSASSSAFTRVDDWISNWGNDQFPAMASTSVVLSFVASLAFAFSSLISGYLLCTHTLT, encoded by the exons ATGCCAATGGCTATAAGTGCTAGAGTTTCGAAAaggcttggttttgttttgcggTTTTGTGAATGTTTAGTGTGTTTGGTTTCTTTCTCTGTTATGGTTGCCGATAAGAACCGTGGTTGGGCTCTTGATTCCTTTCATCATTACGTCGAGTTCAG GTATGCAatgattataaatataatagggTTTGCTTACTCAGGTGTGCAAGGACTTGATTTGCTTCATCAGTTGACTAAGGGAAAGGATGTTGTTGGTATGACTAGAGTTCgatgtttctttgatttttctATTGATCAG GTGATGGCATACCTTCTGGTCTCTGCGTCGTCATCAGCTTTTACACGAGTGGATGACTGGATATCCAACTGGGGCAATGACCAATTCCCTGCAATGGCAAGTACATCAGTTGTACTGTCTTTTGTTGCTTCACTTGCCTTTGCTTTTAGCTCTCTCATTTCTGGCTATTTACTTTGTACTCACACgcttacttaa
- the LOC130823540 gene encoding uncharacterized protein LOC130823540 — protein sequence MFDFTKMNPGQIILMGCACCVLFTLHFTIQLLSQHLYYWKNPKEQKAIIIIILMAPIYAAVSFAGLSDFRGSKAFFMFLESIKECYEALVIAKFMALMYSYLNISISKNMVPDEIKGREIHHSFPMTFFQPRTVRLDHHTLKLLKLWTWQFVIIRPICSLLMIALQLLGWYSSPISWVFTIVLNVSVSLALYSLVVFYHVFDKELAPHKPLAKFLCIKGIVFFCFWQGIVLEMLAAVGIIRSSYSWLDVEHIEEGIQNILVCLEMVVFSVLQQYAYNVQPYCGDVGKWKVKKNE from the exons ATGTTTGATTTTACCAAAATGAATCCTGGCCAAATTATCCTTATGGGATGTGCGTGCTGTGTATTATTCACACTGCATTTCACAATACAACTTCTATCGCAGCATCTGTATTACTGGAAGAACCCCAAGGAGCAGAAGGCTATTATAATCATTATCCTCATGGCTCCCATATATGCTGCGGTCTCTTTTGCGGGTCTGTCGGATTTTCGTGGCAGCAAGGCATTTTTCATGTTTTTGGAATCAATCAAGGAATGTTACGAGGCTTTG GTTATTGCCAAATTTATGGCTTTAATGTATAGTTACTTGAATATATCCATCAGCAAAAATATGGTGCCAGATGAAATCAAAGGAAGAGAAATCCACCATTCATTTCCAATGACATTTTTCCAG CCTCGTACTGTTCGCTTGGATCACCATACACTGAAGCTTCTGAAGCTTTGGACATGGCAATTTGTCATCATTCGCCCGATATGCTCCCTGTTAATGATAGCTTTACAACTTCTCGGGTGGTACTCATCTCCCATCAGCTGGGTTTTCACTATCGTACTTAATGTTTCAGTATCGCTCGCTTTATATTCTTTGGTGGTCTTTTACCATGTTTTTGATAAGGAACTTGCACCACACAAACCGCTAGCTAAGTTTTTGTGCATCAAGGGAATTGTCTTCTTCTGCTTTTGGCAG GGAATTGTTCTCGAGATGTTGGCTGCTGTGGGTATAATCCGATCTAGTTATTCTTGGTTGGATGTTGAACATATCGAGGAAGGGATTCAGAACATTTTAGTGTGCTTAGAGATGGTTGTGTTTTCCGTTCTCCAACAGTACGCGTACAACGTTCAGCCTTACTGCGGAGATGTTGGTAAATGGAAAGTGAAGAAGAACGAATAA